In Escherichia ruysiae, a genomic segment contains:
- the moaA gene encoding GTP 3',8-cyclase MoaA has translation MASQLTDAFARKFYYLRLSITDVCNFRCTYCLPDGYKPSGVTNKGFLTVDEIRRVTRAFASLGTEKVRLTGGEPSLRRDFTDIIAAVRENDAIRQIAVTTNGYRLERDVANWRDAGLTGINVSVDSLDARQFHAITGQDKFNQVMAGIDAAFEAGFEKVKVNTVLMRDVNHHQLDTFLNWIQHRPIQLRFIELMETGEGSELFRKHHISGQVLRDELLRRGWIHQLRQRSDGPAQVFCHPDYAGEIGLIMPYEKDFCATCNRLRVSSIGKLHLCLFGEGGVNLRDLLEDDTQQQALEARISAALREKKQTHFLHQNNTGITQNLSYIGG, from the coding sequence ATGGCTTCACAACTGACTGATGCATTTGCGCGTAAGTTTTACTACTTGCGCCTGTCGATTACCGATGTGTGTAACTTTCGTTGCACCTACTGCCTGCCGGATGGCTACAAGCCGAGCGGCGTCACTAATAAAGGCTTCCTGACCGTCGATGAAATTCGTCGGGTTACTCGCGCCTTCGCCAGTCTGGGCACCGAAAAAGTGCGTCTGACAGGCGGCGAGCCGTCTTTACGTCGCGACTTTACCGATATCATCGCCGCTGTGCGGGAAAACGACGCTATTCGCCAGATTGCGGTCACCACCAATGGTTATCGCCTGGAACGCGATGTCGCGAACTGGCGCGATGCAGGCCTGACGGGCATTAACGTCAGCGTTGATAGCCTCGACGCCCGTCAGTTTCATGCCATTACCGGGCAGGATAAATTCAACCAGGTAATGGCAGGCATCGATGCTGCATTTGAAGCCGGGTTTGAGAAGGTTAAAGTCAATACCGTGCTGATGCGGGATGTCAATCATCATCAACTCGACACCTTTCTGAACTGGATCCAGCATCGCCCCATTCAGCTGCGTTTTATCGAACTGATGGAAACGGGCGAGGGCAGCGAACTCTTCCGCAAGCACCATATTTCTGGTCAGGTTCTGCGTGACGAGCTGCTGCGTCGCGGCTGGATCCATCAGCTTCGTCAACGCAGCGACGGCCCCGCACAAGTCTTTTGTCATCCGGATTACGCCGGAGAGATCGGCCTTATCATGCCGTATGAAAAAGACTTCTGCGCCACCTGCAACCGCCTGCGCGTCTCCTCCATTGGTAAACTCCATCTCTGCCTGTTTGGTGAAGGCGGCGTTAACCTGCGCGATCTGCTGGAAGACGATACCCAGCAACAGGCGCTGGAAGCGCGTATTTCGGCGGCGCTGCGGGAGAAAAAACAGACCCATTTCCTGCATCAAAACAACACCGGTATTACGCAAAACTTATCGTACATTGGCGGTTAA
- the moaE gene encoding molybdopterin synthase catalytic subunit MoaE, which translates to MAETKIVVGSQPFSVGEEYPWLAERDEDGAVVTFTGKVRNHNLGDSVKALTLEHYPGMTEKALAEIVDEARNRWPLGRVTVIHRIGELWPGDEIVFVGVTSAHRSSAFEAGQFIMDYLKTRAPFWKREATPEGDRWVEARESDQQAAKRW; encoded by the coding sequence ATGGCAGAAACCAAAATTGTTGTCGGATCTCAGCCTTTTAGCGTTGGGGAAGAGTACCCGTGGCTGGCTGAGCGTGACGAAGATGGTGCAGTGGTCACGTTTACCGGTAAGGTGCGCAACCATAACCTGGGCGACAGCGTCAAAGCATTAACCCTCGAACACTATCCGGGGATGACGGAAAAAGCACTGGCGGAAATCGTGGATGAGGCGCGTAACCGCTGGCCGCTGGGGAGAGTCACGGTGATTCATCGCATTGGCGAATTATGGCCGGGCGATGAAATCGTATTTGTCGGGGTCACCAGCGCGCATCGTAGCAGCGCGTTTGAAGCCGGGCAGTTTATTATGGACTATCTCAAAACCCGCGCACCGTTCTGGAAGCGTGAAGCCACGCCGGAAGGCGACCGCTGGGTTGAAGCCCGGGAGAGCGATCAGCAGGCGGCAAAACGCTGGTAG
- the moaB gene encoding molybdenum cofactor biosynthesis protein B, which produces MSQVSTEFIPTRIAILTVSNRRGEEDDTSGHYLRDSAQEAGHHVVDKAIVKENRYAIRAQVSAWIASDDVQVVLITGGTGLTEGDQAPEALLPLFDREVEGFGEVFRMLSFEEIGTATLQSRAVAGVANKTLIFAMPGSTKACRTAWENIIAPQLDARTRPCNFHPHLKK; this is translated from the coding sequence ATGAGTCAGGTAAGCACTGAATTTATCCCGACCCGTATTGCTATTCTTACGGTTTCTAATCGTCGCGGTGAAGAAGACGATACCTCCGGTCACTATCTGCGCGACTCGGCGCAGGAAGCAGGCCATCACGTTGTCGATAAAGCCATTGTCAAAGAAAACCGCTACGCCATTCGCGCTCAGGTATCTGCGTGGATCGCCAGCGACGATGTGCAAGTGGTGCTGATTACAGGTGGTACTGGCCTGACAGAAGGCGATCAGGCGCCAGAAGCACTGTTGCCGCTGTTCGATCGTGAAGTCGAAGGCTTCGGCGAAGTGTTCCGTATGCTGTCGTTCGAAGAGATTGGCACCGCAACCCTGCAATCTCGTGCGGTGGCGGGTGTTGCTAACAAAACGCTGATTTTCGCGATGCCCGGCTCGACTAAAGCGTGCCGCACCGCCTGGGAAAATATCATCGCCCCGCAGCTGGATGCCCGTACGCGTCCGTGCAATTTCCATCCACATTTGAAGAAATAA
- a CDS encoding phosphoethanolamine transferase, translating to MSFVLPSITAYPRQSKKYIFIALLLVSVLLQLWPVYFLQPLRVILRVGICNLLIILCLTGCYRLFVGKIVALSVSLLLTINFIVALCTWQIYQSEFNIIFAMSIMETHWSEVKAMSGLYLSWMPVCVVYFLLTYFSIPMGVKCVSTKVQCASLVILLIFISWFSYNQWSKQKKDGLGGYSPLSSRVLRFTPFYTAADFIIAYRDISFAREIKQIDMDLPGLIAKETDIENYVIIVGESVRRSNMSLYGFGINTTPVQNEIGPQALIFDNAVSPAAATVTSVPMILSKATTESFTTADLSNNVIAVANKVGYQTTWLSTVGMSGKHNNYITLIGRSSNNTHWVSEEYDDSLLPLLDEALKVKGKKLILLHGNGSHEIACTRYPEWAGKIKTGDKYEDCYNNSIRFTDYIIGEIMKRLEGSKSSLLYFSDHGLEKNPNIPSYYMHAADTPSKEAYDVPQFIWYSQAAIASQPRKLGHIQEVYSLLNNYAMILDWLGISTHEEHCNSPLSQCYRPHSSIPVTDGTRAKIYEYKDLRDTFTSPKKKVSYREASPNPL from the coding sequence ATGTCTTTCGTATTACCATCGATAACGGCTTATCCTCGGCAGTCAAAAAAATACATTTTCATCGCATTGCTACTTGTGTCTGTATTACTCCAGCTTTGGCCTGTTTATTTTTTACAGCCATTGAGAGTTATCCTGCGCGTCGGTATCTGCAACTTGCTAATCATCCTGTGTTTGACAGGGTGTTATCGATTATTTGTTGGGAAAATAGTCGCATTGAGTGTGTCACTATTATTGACCATTAATTTTATAGTCGCGCTTTGTACATGGCAAATTTATCAAAGTGAATTTAATATTATCTTTGCAATGAGTATCATGGAAACCCACTGGTCTGAAGTGAAAGCAATGTCGGGGTTATATCTATCCTGGATGCCAGTATGTGTTGTTTATTTCTTGCTGACTTATTTTTCTATACCCATGGGCGTTAAGTGTGTGTCTACTAAGGTTCAATGTGCATCACTGGTGATACTATTAATATTTATCTCATGGTTTAGTTACAATCAATGGAGTAAACAGAAAAAAGATGGTCTTGGAGGATACTCTCCATTAAGCTCCAGGGTGTTAAGATTTACACCATTTTATACCGCTGCCGATTTTATTATTGCTTATCGAGATATTTCTTTTGCCAGAGAAATAAAACAAATTGATATGGATTTACCGGGATTGATCGCTAAAGAAACGGATATTGAAAATTATGTTATTATCGTAGGGGAGTCTGTACGGCGCAGTAATATGAGTTTGTATGGCTTTGGTATCAATACCACGCCTGTACAAAATGAGATTGGACCACAGGCGCTTATCTTTGATAATGCAGTTTCTCCAGCGGCGGCAACAGTAACTTCTGTTCCGATGATCCTCAGTAAAGCGACAACAGAAAGTTTTACCACTGCGGACTTATCAAATAATGTTATTGCCGTAGCTAATAAAGTGGGGTATCAGACTACCTGGTTAAGTACCGTGGGTATGTCCGGGAAGCATAATAACTATATTACGCTCATTGGTCGTTCCAGTAATAATACACATTGGGTAAGCGAGGAATACGATGATAGCCTTCTGCCGTTGTTGGATGAAGCATTAAAAGTCAAGGGTAAGAAATTAATACTGCTACATGGTAATGGTAGCCATGAAATTGCCTGTACACGCTACCCTGAATGGGCAGGTAAAATTAAAACTGGGGATAAATACGAGGATTGCTACAACAACTCCATACGATTTACCGATTACATCATTGGCGAAATCATGAAAAGACTGGAGGGAAGTAAATCCTCATTACTCTATTTTTCTGACCACGGTCTGGAGAAAAATCCCAATATTCCATCGTATTATATGCACGCCGCAGATACTCCCAGTAAAGAAGCCTACGATGTACCGCAATTTATCTGGTATAGCCAGGCTGCTATCGCCAGTCAACCGCGTAAACTTGGACACATTCAAGAAGTTTATTCATTGCTTAATAACTATGCGATGATTCTTGACTGGCTGGGCATCTCTACCCACGAAGAGCATTGCAATTCGCCATTATCTCAGTGTTATCGTCCGCACTCCTCTATTCCAGTAACGGATGGCACCCGAGCTAAAATATATGAATATAAAGATCTGCGAGACACCTTTACATCACCGAAGAAAAAGGTTTCTTATCGCGAAGCCAGTCCGAATCCGCTGTAA
- the uvrB gene encoding excinuclease ABC subunit UvrB: MSKPFKLNSAFKPSGDQPEAIRRLKEGLEDGLAHQTLLGVTGSGKTFTIANVIADLQRPTMVLAPNKTLAAQLYGEMKEFFPENAVEYFVSYYDYYQPEAYVPSSDTFIEKDASVNEHIEQMRLSATKALLERRDVIVVASVSAIYGLGDPDLYLKMMLHLTVGMIIDQRAILRRLAELQYTRNDQAFQRGTFRVRGEVIDIFPAESDDVALRVELFDEEVERLSLFDPLTGQIISTIARYTIYPKTHYVTPRERIVQAMEEIKEELADRRKVLLANNKLLEEQRLTQRTQFDLEMMNELGYCSGIENYSRFLSGRGPGEPPPTLFDYLPADGLLVVDESHVTIPQIGGMYRGDRARKETLVEYGFRLPSALDNRPLKFEEFEALAPQTIYVSATPGNYELEKSGGDVVDQVVRPTGLLDPIIEVRPVATQVDDLLSEIRLRAAINERVLVTTLTKRMAEDLTEYLEEHGERVRYLHSDIDTVERMEIIRDLRLGEFDVLVGINLLREGLDMPEVSLVAILDADKEGFLRSERSLIQTIGRAARNVNGKAILYGDKITPSMAKAIGETERRREKQQKYNEEHGITPQGLNKKVVDILALGQNIAKTKAKGRGKARAIVEPDNVPMDMSPKALQQKIHELEGQMMKHAQNLEFEEAAQIRDQLHQLRELFIAAS, encoded by the coding sequence ATGAGTAAACCATTCAAACTGAATTCCGCGTTTAAACCTTCTGGCGATCAGCCGGAGGCGATTCGACGCCTCAAAGAGGGGCTGGAGGATGGCCTCGCGCATCAGACTCTGCTTGGCGTGACGGGGTCGGGGAAAACCTTCACTATTGCTAATGTCATCGCTGACCTGCAACGCCCAACTATGGTGCTGGCGCCCAACAAAACGCTGGCAGCGCAACTATATGGTGAGATGAAAGAGTTCTTCCCGGAAAACGCGGTGGAGTATTTCGTCTCCTATTACGATTACTATCAGCCAGAAGCCTATGTTCCGAGTTCAGATACGTTTATTGAGAAAGATGCCTCAGTAAACGAACATATCGAACAGATGCGACTTTCAGCAACCAAAGCGTTGCTGGAGCGGCGAGATGTCATTGTCGTAGCGTCAGTTTCCGCAATTTATGGTCTGGGCGATCCTGATTTATATCTCAAGATGATGCTGCACCTCACGGTCGGTATGATTATCGATCAGCGCGCGATCCTGCGTCGCCTGGCGGAGTTGCAATACACCCGCAACGACCAGGCATTCCAGCGCGGCACTTTTCGCGTGCGGGGTGAGGTGATCGACATCTTCCCGGCAGAGTCCGACGACGTTGCGCTACGTGTAGAATTGTTCGACGAAGAAGTGGAACGTCTCTCGCTTTTCGACCCACTAACCGGGCAGATTATCTCGACCATTGCGCGTTATACCATCTACCCGAAAACGCACTATGTTACGCCGCGCGAGCGCATTGTGCAGGCGATGGAAGAGATTAAAGAAGAACTGGCGGATCGGCGCAAGGTACTGCTGGCAAATAACAAGTTGCTGGAAGAGCAGCGGCTGACCCAGCGTACCCAGTTTGATCTGGAGATGATGAATGAGCTGGGATATTGCTCGGGCATCGAAAACTATTCTCGCTTTCTTTCCGGGCGTGGGCCTGGCGAGCCACCGCCGACGCTGTTTGATTACCTGCCTGCCGATGGGCTGCTGGTGGTTGATGAATCACACGTCACCATTCCGCAGATAGGCGGTATGTATCGCGGCGACCGGGCGCGTAAAGAAACGCTGGTGGAGTATGGTTTCCGCCTGCCATCGGCGCTGGATAACCGTCCGCTGAAGTTTGAAGAGTTCGAAGCATTAGCCCCGCAAACCATCTATGTTTCCGCGACGCCCGGCAACTATGAACTGGAGAAATCTGGCGGCGACGTGGTGGATCAGGTGGTGCGTCCAACCGGATTGCTTGATCCAATTATCGAAGTGCGTCCGGTCGCGACCCAGGTCGATGATCTTCTTTCAGAAATTCGCCTGCGGGCGGCAATTAACGAACGCGTTCTGGTGACGACGCTGACCAAGCGGATGGCGGAAGACCTCACCGAATATCTCGAAGAACACGGCGAGCGCGTGCGTTATCTTCACTCCGACATTGATACCGTTGAACGTATGGAAATCATCCGCGACTTGCGTCTGGGCGAGTTCGATGTGCTGGTTGGCATCAACTTACTGCGCGAAGGTCTGGATATGCCGGAAGTGTCGCTGGTGGCAATCCTCGACGCCGACAAAGAGGGCTTCCTGCGTTCTGAACGTTCGTTGATCCAGACCATTGGTCGTGCGGCACGTAACGTTAACGGTAAAGCGATTCTCTACGGCGATAAGATAACCCCGTCAATGGCGAAAGCGATTGGCGAAACCGAACGTCGCCGCGAGAAACAGCAGAAGTACAACGAAGAGCATGGCATTACACCACAAGGGCTGAACAAGAAAGTGGTCGATATCCTGGCGCTGGGGCAGAACATTGCTAAAACCAAAGCCAAGGGCAGAGGGAAAGCGCGCGCGATTGTTGAGCCGGATAATGTGCCGATGGATATGTCGCCAAAAGCGTTGCAGCAGAAAATCCATGAACTGGAAGGGCAGATGATGAAACACGCACAAAACCTGGAGTTCGAAGAGGCGGCGCAAATTCGTGACCAGTTGCATCAGTTGCGTGAGCTGTTTATTGCGGCTTCGTGA
- the yvcK gene encoding uridine diphosphate-N-acetylglucosamine-binding protein YvcK, giving the protein MRNRTLADLDRVVALGGGHGLGRVLSSLSSLGSRLTGIVTTTDNGGSTGRIRRSEGGIAWGDMRNCLNQLITEPSVASAMFEYRFGGNGELSGHNLGNLMLKALDHLSVRPLEAINLIRNLLKVDAHLIPMSEHPVDLMAIDDQGHEVYGEVNIDQLTTPIQELLLTPNVPATREAVHAINEADLILIGPGSFYTSLMPILLLKEMAQALRRTPAPMVYIGNLGRELSLPAANLKLENKLAIMEQYVGKKVIDAVVVGPKVDVSAVTDRIVIQDVLEASDIPYRHDRQLLHNALEKALQALG; this is encoded by the coding sequence ATGCGCAATCGTACGCTGGCTGACCTTGATCGTGTCGTTGCTCTCGGCGGAGGGCATGGACTGGGACGCGTTCTCTCATCACTTTCGTCTTTGGGTTCTCGTTTAACGGGCATTGTGACCACCACCGATAACGGTGGTTCAACAGGGCGTATTCGCCGCTCAGAAGGCGGTATTGCCTGGGGCGATATGCGCAACTGTCTTAATCAGTTAATTACAGAACCCAGCGTCGCTTCCGCGATGTTTGAATATCGTTTTGGCGGTAATGGCGAGCTTTCCGGGCATAACCTTGGAAACCTGATGTTAAAGGCGCTGGACCACCTTAGCGTGCGGCCTCTGGAAGCCATCAATTTAATTCGTAATCTGCTGAAAGTGGATGCGCATTTGATTCCGATGTCAGAGCATCCCGTTGATCTGATGGCGATTGACGATCAGGGGCATGAAGTTTACGGCGAGGTAAATATTGACCAGTTAACCACGCCGATTCAGGAATTACTGTTAACCCCTAATGTGCCTGCTACGCGTGAAGCTGTACATGCTATCAATGAAGCAGATCTGATTCTTATCGGGCCAGGCAGTTTTTATACCAGCCTGATGCCGATCCTGCTGCTTAAGGAAATGGCGCAGGCATTACGCCGCACGCCAGCACCGATGGTCTATATCGGCAATCTGGGACGTGAACTTAGCCTACCAGCGGCGAATCTGAAACTGGAAAATAAGCTGGCGATTATGGAGCAGTATGTCGGCAAGAAGGTTATTGATGCCGTCGTCGTTGGGCCGAAAGTGGATGTTTCTGCGGTCACCGACAGAATAGTGATTCAGGATGTACTGGAGGCCAGCGATATCCCCTATCGTCATGACCGCCAGTTGTTACATAACGCACTGGAAAAGGCGTTACAGGCGTTGGGTTAA
- the moaC gene encoding cyclic pyranopterin monophosphate synthase MoaC — MSQLTHINAAGEAHMVDVSAKAETVREARAEAFVTMRSETLAMIIDGRHHKGDVFATARIAGIQAAKRTWDLIPLCHPLMLSKVEVNLQAEPEHNRVRIETLCRLTGKTGVEMEALTAASVAALTIYDMCKAVQKDMVIGPVRLLAKSGGKSGDFKVEADD; from the coding sequence ATGTCGCAACTGACCCATATCAACGCCGCTGGCGAAGCGCACATGGTGGATGTCTCCGCCAAAGCGGAAACTGTGCGTGAAGCGCGCGCCGAAGCCTTTGTCACCATGCGCAGTGAGACGCTGGCGATGATCATTGATGGTCGCCATCACAAAGGCGACGTATTTGCCACTGCGCGCATTGCCGGTATTCAGGCGGCAAAACGCACCTGGGATCTGATCCCGCTTTGTCATCCGCTGATGCTCAGCAAAGTTGAAGTCAATTTACAGGCTGAGCCGGAACATAATCGGGTACGAATTGAAACGCTTTGCCGCCTGACCGGGAAAACGGGTGTCGAAATGGAAGCATTAACCGCAGCCTCCGTGGCGGCGCTGACCATTTATGACATGTGCAAAGCGGTGCAAAAAGATATGGTGATTGGTCCGGTACGTTTGCTGGCGAAGAGCGGCGGCAAGTCGGGTGATTTTAAGGTGGAAGCGGATGATTAA
- a CDS encoding Bax inhibitor-1/YccA family protein, whose product MDRFPRSDSIVQPRAGLQTYMAQVYGWMTVGLLLTAFVAWYAANSAAVMELLFTNRVFLIGLIIAQLALVIVLSAMIQKLSAGVTTMLFMLYSALTGLTLSSIFIVYTAASIASTFVVTAGMFGAMSLYGYTTKRDLSGFGNMLFMALIGIVIASLVNFWLKSEALMWAVTYIGVIVFVGLTAYDTQKLKNMGEQIDTRDTSNLRKYSILGALTLYLDFINLFLMLLRIFGNRR is encoded by the coding sequence ATGGACAGATTCCCACGTTCAGATTCAATCGTACAACCCCGTGCTGGCTTGCAAACCTATATGGCGCAAGTCTATGGCTGGATGACAGTTGGTTTGTTACTGACCGCATTTGTTGCCTGGTATGCAGCCAACTCTGCTGCCGTTATGGAGCTGCTATTCACTAACCGTGTCTTCTTAATCGGTTTGATAATCGCGCAATTAGCTCTGGTTATCGTGTTATCAGCGATGATTCAAAAACTCAGCGCGGGCGTAACGACGATGCTCTTTATGCTTTATTCGGCGCTAACGGGCTTAACGCTCTCCAGTATTTTCATTGTATACACTGCCGCCTCTATTGCCAGTACCTTCGTTGTCACCGCCGGGATGTTCGGCGCGATGAGTCTGTATGGTTACACCACGAAACGCGATTTAAGTGGCTTCGGCAATATGCTATTTATGGCATTAATTGGTATCGTCATAGCCTCGCTGGTGAACTTCTGGCTGAAAAGCGAAGCATTAATGTGGGCAGTCACTTACATCGGCGTGATTGTCTTTGTTGGACTGACGGCGTATGACACTCAGAAACTGAAAAATATGGGTGAACAGATTGATACCCGCGACACGTCGAACCTGCGTAAATATTCCATTCTTGGCGCCTTAACGTTGTATCTGGACTTCATCAACCTGTTCCTGATGTTGCTGCGGATATTCGGTAACCGCCGTTAA
- the moaD gene encoding molybdopterin synthase sulfur carrier subunit: MIKVLFFAQVRELVGTDATEVAADFPTVEALRQHLAAQSDRWARALEDGKLLAAVNQTLVSFDHPLTDGDEVAFFPPVTGG; this comes from the coding sequence ATGATTAAAGTTCTTTTTTTCGCCCAGGTGCGCGAGTTGGTGGGAACAGATGCAACCGAAGTGGCTGCGGATTTCCCAACCGTTGAAGCGTTACGCCAACACCTGGCAGCGCAGAGCGATCGCTGGGCGCGGGCGCTGGAAGATGGCAAATTGCTGGCTGCCGTCAACCAGACGCTGGTGAGTTTTGACCATCCGCTGACTGACGGCGACGAAGTTGCTTTCTTCCCGCCGGTAACCGGAGGTTAA
- a CDS encoding lysylphosphatidylglycerol synthase domain-containing protein, with protein sequence MSKSHPRWRLVKKILTWLFFIAVIVLLVVYAKKVDWEEVWKVIRDYNRVALLSAVGLVVVSYLIYGCYDLLARSYCGHKLAKRQVMLVSFICYAFNLTLSTWVGGIGMRYRLYSRLGLPGSTITRIFSLSITTNWLGYILLAGIIFTVGVVELPDHWYIDQTTLRILGIGLLLIIAVYLWFCAFAKHRHMTIKGQKLVLPSWKFALAQMLISSVNWMVMGAIIWLLLGQSVNYFFVLGVLLVSSIAGVIVHIPAGIGVLEAVFIALLAGEHTSKGTIIAALLAYRVLYYFIPLLLALICYLLLESQAKKLRAKNEAAM encoded by the coding sequence ATGAGTAAATCACACCCGCGCTGGCGCTTAGTAAAGAAGATCCTCACCTGGCTGTTTTTTATCGCGGTGATTGTGTTGCTGGTGGTCTACGCCAAAAAGGTGGACTGGGAAGAGGTCTGGAAGGTCATCCGTGACTACAATCGCGTTGCGCTGCTCAGTGCGGTCGGGCTGGTGGTCGTCAGTTATCTGATTTACGGCTGCTATGACCTGCTTGCTCGCTCTTACTGCGGTCATAAACTGGCGAAACGTCAGGTGATGCTGGTGTCGTTTATCTGCTACGCCTTCAACCTGACGCTTAGTACCTGGGTTGGCGGCATTGGTATGCGCTATCGTCTTTACTCCCGCCTGGGATTACCGGGTAGCACTATTACACGGATTTTCTCGCTGAGTATTACCACCAACTGGCTGGGCTATATTTTGCTGGCCGGGATTATTTTTACCGTGGGCGTGGTGGAACTGCCGGATCACTGGTATATCGATCAAACCACGCTGCGTATTCTCGGCATTGGTTTGCTGCTGATAATTGCAGTCTATTTATGGTTTTGCGCCTTCGCTAAACACCGCCATATGACCATCAAAGGGCAAAAGCTGGTGCTACCTTCATGGAAATTCGCCCTCGCCCAGATGCTGATTTCCAGCGTTAACTGGATGGTAATGGGAGCGATTATCTGGCTGTTACTCGGTCAAAGCGTGAACTATTTCTTTGTACTGGGCGTGTTGCTGGTTAGTAGTATTGCTGGTGTCATCGTGCATATTCCGGCGGGGATTGGTGTGCTGGAAGCGGTGTTTATCGCGCTACTGGCAGGGGAACATACATCCAAAGGAACGATTATCGCCGCCCTACTCGCTTACCGTGTCCTGTACTACTTTATCCCGCTGCTGCTGGCGCTGATCTGTTACCTGTTGCTGGAAAGCCAGGCGAAGAAGCTACGGGCGAAAAATGAAGCGGCGATGTGA
- the bioD gene encoding dethiobiotin synthase, which yields MSKRYFVTGTDTEVGKTVASCALLQAAKAAGYRTAGYKPVASGSENTPEGLRNSDALALQRNSSLQLDYATVNPYTFAEPTSPHIISAQEGRPIESLVMSAGLRVLEQQADWVLVEGAGGWFTPLSDSFMFADWVTQEQLPVILVVGVKLGCINHAMLTAQAVQQAGLTLAGWVANDVTPQGKRHSEYMATLTRMIPAPLLGEIPWLQENPESALTGKYINLTSLK from the coding sequence GTGAGTAAACGTTATTTTGTCACCGGAACGGACACCGAAGTAGGGAAAACTGTCGCCAGTTGTGCACTTTTACAAGCCGCGAAGGCAGCAGGTTATCGGACGGCAGGTTATAAACCGGTGGCCTCTGGCAGCGAAAATACCCCGGAAGGCTTACGTAACAGCGACGCGCTGGCGTTACAGCGCAACAGCAGCCTGCAGCTGGATTACGCAACGGTAAATCCTTATACCTTCGCAGAACCCACTTCGCCGCACATCATCAGCGCGCAAGAGGGCAGGCCGATAGAATCATTGGTAATGAGCGCCGGATTACGCGTGCTTGAACAACAGGCTGACTGGGTGTTAGTGGAAGGCGCTGGCGGCTGGTTTACGCCGCTTTCGGATTCCTTCATGTTTGCAGATTGGGTAACGCAGGAACAACTGCCGGTGATTCTGGTCGTTGGGGTAAAACTGGGCTGCATCAATCATGCAATGCTGACAGCACAGGCAGTACAGCAGGCAGGGCTAACACTCGCAGGCTGGGTGGCGAACGATGTCACGCCGCAGGGTAAACGCCACAGTGAATATATGGCTACGCTCACCCGAATGATCCCCGCGCCGCTGCTGGGGGAAATTCCCTGGCTTCAGGAAAATCCAGAAAGTGCGCTAACCGGAAAATATATAAATCTCACATCACTGAAGTAG